A stretch of Desulfobacter hydrogenophilus DNA encodes these proteins:
- a CDS encoding manganese-dependent inorganic pyrophosphatase: MSTLVLGHKNPDTDSVVAAIALADLKKSLGEDIAPAIQGALNPESKFVLDKFSLTAPEVITSYAGKDVYLVDHSDLAQSPDDLGDANILGIVDHHKLGDVTTGQPLECWIWPVGCTCTVITCMYDYFNVEIPKGIAGAMLCAILSDTVIFKSATCTDKDKEVCAKLSEICGESDLDTLGIEMFKVKSAVDGTPVRELVLRDYKDFNMSGSGIGCGQLELVDLSIVDGIKADLEKDIRDLKAEKGHHTVLLMLTDIMKEGTELLVASDDESVVEKAFGEKPVDGKCWLPGIMSRKKQIIPFLEKVFG; the protein is encoded by the coding sequence ATGTCAACTCTCGTATTGGGTCACAAAAACCCAGATACCGACTCTGTAGTCGCAGCCATCGCGCTGGCCGATCTGAAAAAAAGCCTTGGTGAAGATATTGCGCCGGCTATTCAGGGCGCCCTGAACCCCGAATCCAAATTTGTCCTGGATAAATTCAGCCTAACTGCCCCTGAAGTTATCACCAGTTATGCAGGCAAAGATGTTTACCTGGTGGATCATTCTGACCTGGCCCAAAGCCCTGACGACCTTGGCGATGCCAATATTCTGGGTATTGTAGACCATCATAAGCTGGGTGATGTAACCACCGGACAGCCCCTGGAATGCTGGATCTGGCCTGTGGGCTGCACCTGCACCGTAATTACTTGCATGTACGATTACTTCAATGTCGAAATTCCCAAAGGCATTGCCGGTGCCATGCTGTGCGCCATCCTGTCCGACACCGTAATTTTCAAATCCGCCACCTGTACAGACAAAGACAAAGAAGTATGTGCAAAGCTGTCTGAAATCTGCGGCGAATCCGATCTTGATACCCTGGGCATTGAAATGTTCAAGGTAAAATCTGCTGTAGACGGCACTCCGGTTCGTGAGCTGGTTCTGCGCGACTACAAAGACTTTAACATGAGTGGTTCCGGCATTGGCTGCGGCCAACTTGAACTGGTTGACCTGTCTATCGTTGACGGCATCAAGGCTGATCTTGAAAAAGACATCCGTGATCTGAAGGCGGAAAAAGGTCATCACACTGTACTGTTGATGCTCACCGACATCATGAAAGAAGGCACCGAGCTTCTCGTCGCTTCTGACGACGAATCTGTTGTTGAAAAAGCCTTTGGTGAAAAACCGGTTGACGGCAAATGCTGGCTGCCCGGCATCATGAGCCGTAAAAAACAGATCATTCCCTTTCTGGAAAAAGTATTTGGTTAG
- a CDS encoding PilZ domain-containing protein: protein MTPQKCGVDLFITRGILHFDYLQRTFKLIGLFGLFQEIPKIERKMTYQKSYDWRNSPRFDYGLPVDILFKRKLYKGISINISETGIFIKSIPLDDFKIFDKLTITFQRPDLKPVKEIGRVARKTNEGIGILFLGENHPKANWLRPNIEVLFTS from the coding sequence ATGACGCCGCAAAAGTGCGGAGTCGATCTTTTCATAACAAGGGGGATACTTCATTTTGATTATTTACAAAGAACATTTAAATTGATAGGTTTATTTGGTCTTTTTCAAGAAATCCCAAAAATAGAGAGGAAAATGACTTACCAAAAATCATATGACTGGCGAAATTCTCCAAGGTTTGATTATGGGCTGCCAGTTGATATCCTCTTTAAAAGAAAACTTTATAAAGGAATTAGTATCAACATAAGTGAGACTGGGATTTTTATTAAATCTATCCCATTAGATGATTTCAAAATTTTTGATAAACTCACGATAACTTTTCAGAGACCTGATTTAAAGCCCGTCAAGGAGATTGGCCGGGTGGCAAGAAAGACTAATGAAGGTATTGGAATTCTTTTCTTAGGTGAAAATCATCCAAAGGCAAACTGGCTCAGACCAAACATTGAAGTCCTTTTTACTTCTTAA
- a CDS encoding metallophosphoesterase family protein, which yields MFKFIHAADIHLDSPLRGLSRYESAPVDAIRNACRRAFQNLVGLAIEEKVAFVLLAGDLYDGDWKDYSTGIFLSRQMGRLNQHDIQVFCVAGNHDAANRMTKALDTPSNMKIFSAGKVETVKLEELSTAIHGRSFKSRHVDENLATGFCEAEKGVFNIGLLHTSLDGREGHASYAPCSLDDLISKGYQYWALGHIHKQEIVCKDPLVVFPGCIQGRHIRESGPKGCVIVTVEDETVKEIEKIPLDVLRWTQIQIDMTDIEERRDILEKIREAVEKEQISAEDRPLAMRIKLIGTTKLSDQLAAFPERFEQQIKALGAEIAGDQLWIERVENKTQGKYDLETALADDNALGKLLKSIISTPNDVEMIDGLADKIAELRQKVPPQAFGPDTIIDLNDEQTIKRITQEAQKMLIGRMLSSGGDNEN from the coding sequence ATGTTTAAATTTATTCATGCAGCCGATATCCATTTAGACAGTCCATTGCGCGGTCTATCCAGATATGAGTCCGCGCCCGTTGATGCCATTCGAAACGCGTGCAGAAGAGCCTTTCAAAATCTGGTGGGTCTGGCGATAGAAGAAAAAGTGGCTTTCGTGCTTTTAGCCGGAGATCTCTATGACGGAGACTGGAAAGACTACAGCACGGGAATTTTTTTAAGCCGGCAAATGGGCCGCTTAAATCAGCATGATATACAAGTATTTTGTGTCGCAGGAAACCATGATGCTGCTAATCGGATGACCAAAGCCTTGGATACGCCCTCAAACATGAAAATTTTTTCTGCCGGAAAAGTGGAAACAGTAAAACTGGAAGAATTGTCTACTGCCATTCATGGGCGCAGTTTCAAAAGCCGGCATGTTGACGAAAACCTGGCAACGGGATTTTGTGAAGCTGAAAAAGGCGTGTTCAATATAGGACTTCTTCATACCAGTCTTGATGGCCGGGAAGGACACGCAAGCTATGCGCCGTGCTCCCTGGATGATCTTATTTCAAAGGGATATCAATACTGGGCATTAGGCCATATCCACAAACAGGAAATCGTTTGTAAAGACCCCCTTGTTGTGTTTCCCGGATGTATACAAGGCCGTCATATTCGGGAGAGCGGCCCAAAGGGTTGTGTTATTGTCACGGTTGAGGACGAAACCGTAAAGGAAATTGAAAAAATTCCCCTTGATGTCCTGCGCTGGACGCAAATACAAATTGATATGACCGATATTGAAGAACGTCGGGATATCCTGGAAAAAATCAGGGAAGCCGTTGAAAAAGAACAAATATCGGCAGAGGACAGGCCCCTTGCAATGAGAATAAAACTGATCGGTACAACAAAGCTGTCTGATCAACTTGCCGCTTTCCCGGAAAGATTTGAACAACAAATTAAAGCGCTTGGGGCTGAAATTGCAGGCGATCAACTTTGGATTGAGCGTGTTGAAAACAAAACCCAGGGAAAATATGATTTAGAAACGGCCCTGGCTGATGATAATGCACTGGGGAAATTACTCAAGTCGATCATTTCAACACCAAATGATGTTGAGATGATAGATGGTTTGGCAGATAAAATAGCAGAACTTCGGCAAAAAGTTCCCCCACAAGCATTTGGGCCCGATACCATTATAGATTTGAACGATGAACAAACCATCAAACGAATAACCCAGGAAGCCCAAAAAATGCTGATCGGCAGAATGCTTTCAAGCGGGGGTGATAATGAGAATTAA
- a CDS encoding YhaN family protein, producing the protein MRINRLDLMAFGHFTEKSLDLSDGNLGLHIIYGDNEAGKSTSLRALIGWLFGIQTRTKDNFLHSNPQLRIGGELQFLNGQKFEFIRRKGNKDTLLNFGSNEPLDENRFTRFLPAGIDETLFTKLWGIDHGRLIAGGQELLEQSGDLGQALFSAAVGTADFRKILEGMQNSAAEIFKPRSSKALLNKAISDYKDAQKRMRDAILPVSNWKALQKELSKSNADISGVEQKITETNKQKNRLERINRVKGALAQRRNYLAKIEELGPVLLLPQDFTDQHKTAVETLQNALDLKERLGVKLAALNKESGALSVRDDLLKNEDAILMLYKNLGAVEKTNADRPQQDGKRRLLRNDAQTLLKGIRPDMDLDDADQLRPLLNNKKWISGLVRKNSLLIQKEAGFKAALKDLLDEQKSLKSKLEDISQSQIDLTQLKASIASARKAGDIEQRLDDITIQAAQENAAGKNEFARLGNYHGTADALLSMILPVPETIDRFEKENDELIEKFKTASRKKQELEDEKKQAEQELNALLLKEDVPQIADLEALRKDRDLGWALIKQKYIQQLDISNTLSAYTQEIDLPTVYEKKIRQADNISDRLRLDADQVVKRAELEAQIDSMVSQINELSTVLEKTKKDQTDFNIRWTDIWKSLNIIAGTPREMKQWLLKAERLIEKIQTVKAVSTNKEKLSEACDQLKKLISNQIFQFNPLQKTKEKRLEALISLCEQRIEKEQKERDKRREIELSLKDSGIRLKRTQDELKTVKNDLMAWSDEWKKAIDGLSLKTDVHPETVTEIVDNLVLFFQKFDQSEELRKRIYGMDKVKENFHSKVYEFAKRIEFKTDDQDALTIAALLHRDLNAAREARASLIKIKDQLDEKEQDIQAVNITIRHSQEKIIELKKQARTETDGALIKAAERSNNKRDLLERIETLEQELNRNGDGLSIAALEEELNNCEIDAIEAETEKISIELNDLQSQRDNLRDQRRTIQDEIKEKDGNALAANASAQSEEHLAGIAQHAEHYLRFQIGALILEQQIESYRKENQAPVLGRAGELFSTLTLGSYAGLRDELDSSGKPILLGVRPDDHEVAIAGMSDGSRDQLYLALRLATLEQHIKKEEPMPFVVDDILIGFDDDRTCVCLEVLAQLSTNIQVLLFTHHQRVLELAMNCNESDRIFQHRLS; encoded by the coding sequence ATGAGAATTAACCGCCTTGATCTTATGGCTTTCGGACACTTCACAGAAAAATCCTTAGACCTGTCTGATGGTAATTTGGGATTACATATTATTTACGGAGATAATGAAGCCGGGAAAAGTACATCATTGAGAGCGCTTATCGGTTGGCTGTTCGGCATTCAAACCAGAACCAAAGACAACTTTCTTCATTCCAATCCCCAGCTTCGAATAGGTGGAGAATTACAGTTTTTAAATGGACAAAAATTTGAATTTATCAGAAGAAAAGGAAACAAAGACACGCTGCTCAATTTTGGAAGCAATGAGCCGTTAGATGAAAACCGGTTCACACGATTTCTTCCTGCCGGCATTGATGAAACCCTTTTTACTAAACTATGGGGTATTGACCATGGCCGGTTAATTGCCGGTGGCCAGGAACTGTTGGAACAATCCGGGGATCTTGGCCAGGCGTTATTCAGTGCCGCGGTGGGGACTGCGGATTTCAGAAAAATCCTGGAGGGAATGCAAAACAGTGCAGCGGAGATATTCAAACCTCGAAGTTCCAAGGCTCTGTTAAACAAGGCGATATCAGATTATAAAGATGCGCAAAAAAGAATGCGTGATGCCATCCTGCCCGTTTCTAACTGGAAAGCACTGCAAAAAGAGTTATCAAAAAGCAATGCCGATATCAGTGGTGTTGAACAAAAGATCACTGAAACGAACAAACAAAAAAACCGCCTGGAAAGAATCAACCGTGTCAAAGGCGCCCTGGCCCAACGTCGAAACTATCTGGCGAAAATTGAAGAATTAGGCCCTGTGTTGCTGCTGCCCCAAGATTTTACCGACCAACATAAAACAGCCGTAGAAACGCTTCAAAATGCATTAGACTTAAAAGAACGCCTGGGAGTCAAACTTGCCGCCTTAAATAAAGAATCCGGTGCTTTAAGTGTCCGGGATGATCTGCTGAAAAATGAAGATGCGATCCTAATGCTCTACAAAAATCTTGGTGCGGTTGAAAAAACAAATGCGGACCGACCCCAGCAGGATGGAAAAAGACGGTTGTTGCGCAATGATGCCCAAACCCTGTTAAAAGGTATCCGGCCTGATATGGATTTAGATGACGCAGATCAACTCAGGCCCCTTCTAAACAATAAAAAATGGATCTCGGGATTGGTCCGGAAGAACAGTTTATTGATACAAAAGGAAGCAGGATTCAAAGCCGCATTAAAAGATCTGCTGGACGAACAAAAATCACTTAAAAGTAAATTAGAAGATATATCACAAAGTCAAATTGACTTAACGCAGTTAAAAGCGTCAATTGCTTCAGCACGCAAAGCAGGAGACATTGAACAACGCCTGGATGACATTACAATACAGGCCGCACAAGAAAACGCAGCCGGGAAAAATGAATTTGCAAGATTAGGGAACTACCACGGCACGGCAGACGCATTGTTATCTATGATTTTACCGGTTCCTGAGACCATAGACCGGTTTGAAAAAGAAAACGATGAACTTATAGAAAAATTCAAAACCGCATCCCGAAAAAAGCAGGAACTGGAAGATGAAAAAAAACAGGCTGAACAGGAGTTAAACGCTTTATTATTAAAAGAAGACGTACCTCAAATTGCTGATTTAGAGGCATTGCGTAAAGACCGAGATCTGGGATGGGCATTAATAAAACAAAAATATATCCAACAACTGGATATCAGCAACACGCTTTCGGCATATACACAAGAAATTGACTTACCAACTGTTTATGAAAAAAAAATCAGACAAGCTGATAATATATCAGACCGCCTGAGGCTGGATGCTGATCAGGTGGTTAAACGGGCAGAACTGGAAGCCCAGATTGATAGCATGGTGTCTCAAATCAATGAGCTGTCAACGGTTCTCGAAAAAACAAAAAAGGATCAAACTGATTTTAATATCAGGTGGACGGATATTTGGAAGTCTTTAAATATTATTGCCGGCACCCCCCGGGAAATGAAACAGTGGTTGCTGAAAGCAGAAAGGCTGATCGAAAAAATCCAAACGGTAAAGGCCGTTTCAACCAATAAAGAAAAACTGTCTGAAGCGTGCGATCAGTTAAAAAAACTGATTTCAAATCAGATTTTCCAATTTAATCCTTTGCAAAAGACAAAAGAAAAACGCCTTGAAGCATTGATTTCATTGTGTGAACAACGAATTGAAAAAGAACAAAAAGAGCGTGATAAACGTCGTGAAATAGAGCTGTCTTTAAAGGATTCAGGAATCCGTTTAAAGCGAACCCAGGATGAGCTGAAAACGGTTAAAAATGATTTGATGGCCTGGTCCGATGAATGGAAAAAAGCAATAGACGGCCTAAGCCTGAAAACCGACGTACACCCGGAAACAGTTACCGAAATCGTTGACAACCTGGTGCTGTTCTTCCAAAAATTCGATCAATCTGAAGAGTTGCGTAAAAGAATTTACGGCATGGATAAGGTTAAAGAAAACTTTCACAGCAAAGTTTATGAATTTGCCAAGCGCATTGAATTCAAAACAGACGATCAGGATGCACTGACAATTGCGGCTCTTTTACATCGAGATCTGAATGCTGCGCGCGAAGCCCGGGCAAGTTTAATCAAAATTAAAGACCAACTTGATGAAAAAGAGCAGGATATACAAGCGGTCAATATTACTATCCGCCATTCACAAGAAAAAATTATCGAATTAAAAAAGCAAGCCAGGACTGAAACAGATGGGGCACTTATTAAGGCCGCTGAAAGATCAAACAATAAGCGTGATCTGTTAGAACGCATTGAAACGCTTGAACAGGAACTTAATCGCAATGGTGACGGTTTAAGCATTGCCGCGTTGGAAGAAGAGTTAAACAATTGTGAAATTGACGCCATAGAAGCCGAGACTGAAAAAATATCCATTGAGCTAAACGACCTTCAATCCCAAAGAGACAATTTACGAGATCAGCGGCGGACAATTCAAGACGAAATCAAAGAAAAAGATGGGAATGCGCTGGCAGCCAACGCGTCCGCACAATCAGAAGAACATCTGGCCGGCATAGCCCAGCATGCTGAACATTATCTGCGTTTCCAGATAGGCGCGCTCATCCTTGAACAGCAAATAGAAAGCTACAGAAAAGAAAATCAGGCTCCTGTATTAGGCAGAGCAGGTGAATTATTTTCTACGCTTACATTGGGTTCCTACGCAGGGCTGAGGGACGAACTGGATTCTTCCGGAAAGCCAATACTGCTTGGTGTTCGACCGGACGATCACGAGGTGGCCATAGCCGGCATGAGTGACGGGTCCCGGGATCAACTCTATCTTGCTTTGCGCCTGGCGACCCTTGAGCAGCATATAAAAAAAGAAGAACCCATGCCCTTTGTTGTAGATGATATCCTTATCGGATTTGATGATGATCGAACCTGTGTCTGCCTGGAAGTGCTGGCCCAATTATCAACAAACATTCAAGTCCTGCTTTTTACACACCATCAACGGGTGCTGGAATTGGCAATGAACTGTAATGAAAGCGATAGGATTTTTCAACACAGGCTTTCTTAA
- a CDS encoding cytidylate kinase-like family protein produces the protein MSVITISRGSYSRGKEVAEKVASELGYKCISRDILLEASEEFNIPEIRLIRALHDAPSALERYTHGRERYVSYIRKALLQHIQKDNIVYHGLAGHYFLLDLPNVLKIRITSDIEERVKEEVRRENISEEKARYILKKDDDERRKWGLRLYGIDTWDSKLYDMVINIKNLSVEDAADLICRAVRKPNFKTTPKSEKMLDDALLAAKVHAALVKLSPKSIVTADDGVVRIGDPEVSLDIKNDAYNEIKKIAENVEGVKEVIISMNKKTDDHHAVNPFHNI, from the coding sequence ATGTCCGTTATCACCATCTCAAGAGGTTCTTACAGTCGCGGAAAGGAAGTTGCTGAAAAGGTAGCCTCTGAACTGGGTTATAAATGTATTTCCCGTGATATTCTGCTTGAAGCGTCGGAAGAATTCAATATCCCGGAGATCAGACTGATCAGGGCACTTCATGACGCACCATCCGCTCTTGAAAGATACACCCACGGCAGGGAACGCTATGTAAGTTATATCCGGAAGGCGCTCTTACAGCATATCCAAAAAGACAATATTGTTTATCACGGACTGGCGGGGCACTATTTTTTGCTGGATCTTCCCAATGTCCTGAAAATCAGAATCACATCGGATATAGAGGAACGTGTAAAAGAAGAAGTCCGGCGGGAAAATATATCCGAGGAAAAAGCACGCTATATCCTGAAAAAAGATGATGATGAGCGAAGGAAATGGGGCCTGAGGTTATACGGAATTGATACATGGGACAGTAAACTTTATGATATGGTCATCAATATAAAAAACCTTTCAGTTGAGGATGCCGCAGACCTGATTTGCCGAGCGGTTCGAAAACCCAATTTTAAAACCACACCCAAATCGGAAAAAATGCTTGATGATGCCCTTCTTGCCGCAAAAGTTCATGCGGCTCTTGTGAAATTATCTCCAAAAAGCATTGTCACAGCCGATGACGGTGTTGTAAGGATCGGTGATCCGGAAGTTTCGTTGGACATAAAAAATGATGCATATAATGAAATAAAAAAAATTGCTGAAAATGTCGAAGGCGTTAAAGAG